Proteins found in one Thermodesulfobacteriota bacterium genomic segment:
- a CDS encoding glycosyltransferase family 4 protein, whose protein sequence is MRRLKIAIVLNRFFPSSGGQSYFSFLASELSKKGHEVYVFAIDAEDKNPKDYKLVLVPVIKRPKFLRIISFILATRRILSKHEFDIIHMVDEGLTMNVFNPHGGVEKAYLKQEFASIDNRLYYLLRWLRRYLSPSHYLILWLQKRQFKGEKVKKIIAISQMVKENIQRYYGIDESKIAYVFNTCDLNRFRPENRERFLVPVREKLGIPLHSCVLMFAGHNFRLKGLKVLLRAMQTLIVDEKKDLYLIVLGRGRISSYKRMAKKLNIADRVLFLGSVSDVERYYAASDIYVHPTFYDSCSLSVLEAFASGLPVITTKYNGASDIIRSKDGGIVLEDPADFMALKDAILYFMDEGRRAFARKIVRKWMEEFGPERNIDETLKVYHEILTR, encoded by the coding sequence ATGAGAAGACTAAAAATCGCCATCGTTCTTAACCGTTTTTTTCCTTCATCCGGAGGTCAGAGTTACTTTTCTTTTCTTGCTAGTGAGCTTTCAAAAAAAGGACACGAAGTTTACGTTTTTGCAATAGATGCGGAAGATAAAAATCCTAAAGACTATAAGCTCGTTTTGGTTCCAGTCATTAAAAGGCCAAAATTCTTAAGAATTATAAGTTTCATTCTAGCGACTCGCCGGATCTTAAGTAAGCACGAATTCGACATAATTCACATGGTAGACGAAGGACTAACGATGAACGTTTTTAATCCTCACGGAGGTGTAGAAAAGGCTTACCTTAAGCAGGAGTTCGCATCAATAGACAATAGGCTTTACTACTTACTAAGATGGCTAAGGAGGTATCTAAGCCCCTCCCATTATCTCATTTTATGGTTGCAGAAAAGACAGTTTAAGGGGGAGAAAGTAAAAAAGATAATAGCGATCTCCCAAATGGTAAAAGAGAATATACAAAGATATTACGGTATTGATGAAAGTAAAATTGCATACGTTTTCAACACGTGTGACTTGAATCGGTTCCGTCCAGAGAACAGGGAAAGATTTTTAGTGCCAGTACGGGAAAAATTAGGAATCCCTTTACATTCATGCGTTCTCATGTTTGCAGGGCACAACTTCCGACTAAAAGGGTTGAAAGTACTTCTTCGGGCTATGCAAACGCTCATTGTCGATGAAAAAAAGGACCTTTACCTTATAGTCCTTGGCAGGGGTCGGATTTCGAGCTACAAAAGGATGGCAAAAAAACTAAATATCGCAGACAGGGTCCTTTTTTTGGGATCAGTAAGTGACGTAGAGAGATACTACGCCGCAAGTGATATTTACGTCCATCCAACATTCTACGATTCTTGCTCTCTCTCCGTTCTTGAGGCTTTTGCTTCTGGTCTTCCCGTTATAACAACGAAATACAACGGAGCAAGTGACATCATAAGATCAAAAGATGGCGGGATCGTGCTTGAGGACCCAGCTGACTTTATGGCACTTAAAGATGCGATACTGTATTTTATGGATGAAGGAAGAAGAGCGTTCGCAAGAAAGATCGTGAGAAAATGGATGGAGGAATTCGGACCCGAGAGGAATATCGATGAGACGCTAAAAGTTTACCATGAAATCCTCACTAGATAA
- a CDS encoding glycosyltransferase family 2 protein, whose translation MLSVFMITYNNAPTIERALLSVSDLKDELVVVDSHSTDGTTEIVAKYADKLYHLDTDDLRKKYQFAQDQCSFEWVLFIDADEWLTEELKQEIRETLSRKDGGFDGYIIHRRNIYLGREIKHGGWYPDREIRLYKREKGRWEGGIHAKVVVDGKIGTLRHKYMHTPYSSTSHQIHTIIRYSEAYAWDLFNSNKKFSLLKMIGRPFFRFIRDYFLKMGFLDGIPGLIIAVSTAYYVFMKQGKLWEIQNVLSQSERANYGKIRGL comes from the coding sequence ATGCTATCGGTCTTTATGATCACCTACAACAACGCCCCGACAATAGAGAGGGCACTTCTTAGTGTTTCTGATCTCAAGGACGAGTTAGTAGTTGTCGATTCCCACAGTACGGATGGAACGACTGAAATAGTTGCAAAATATGCGGACAAGCTCTATCATCTGGACACAGATGATTTAAGAAAAAAATATCAATTCGCACAGGATCAATGTTCTTTTGAGTGGGTGCTATTCATAGATGCGGATGAGTGGTTAACAGAAGAGCTAAAACAAGAGATACGGGAAACCCTATCAAGAAAAGACGGCGGTTTTGACGGATACATAATTCACAGAAGGAATATCTATCTTGGCAGAGAGATAAAGCACGGTGGCTGGTATCCTGACAGAGAGATAAGGTTATATAAGCGAGAGAAGGGTAGGTGGGAGGGAGGAATCCACGCAAAGGTCGTAGTGGATGGAAAAATAGGAACGTTAAGGCATAAGTACATGCATACTCCGTATTCCAGTACGTCCCATCAAATTCACACAATTATTAGGTACTCGGAAGCTTATGCCTGGGACCTTTTTAATTCCAATAAAAAATTTAGCCTTCTAAAGATGATTGGGAGACCTTTTTTCAGATTTATCAGGGACTACTTTTTAAAGATGGGATTCCTAGATGGGATCCCCGGTCTTATAATTGCTGTCTCGACAGCTTATTATGTTTTCATGAAACAGGGAAAGCTCTGGGAAATACAAAACGTTCTCTCTCAGAGCGAAAGGGCTAACTATGGAAAGATTCGAGGCTTATAA
- a CDS encoding glycosyltransferase family 39 protein: MNWKKDGYEYVILFALTVLIFFLGLGNRDLWTPDEPRVAEIGREMALEGNYVVPMLNRKPFLEQPPLFYLSLAFAYRITGRVEDWVARIPSAFYSFLGTFAVFLIGRNLFGTKVGILGAFILATCLEYFRVSRWVIVDSALSCFIFFALWAFLKAYFGHEGSKALYYFLMCIFSTLAFFVKGFIGVAIPALTVISFLIFERNVGEIRRMKLQYGITVFLVSLGIWTWLLYKEGNVEYLKIFFVDNNLLRFFPGGTSGHQNPFYYYFLEFPSAFFPWIILFFPALVYVFSKSPQHEKKALLFLKCYFISGFVLLSLASTKRILYMVPIFPSAALMVALYLDHFFRSENRTLMETSFTYIHSGIIFALGIGLLPLVIFFSNKYGTDLKGEDILRISIFSFAIASLSAISIFDLRRLRFKKSIFFSGMAHFSFLLFLLFWVSPYINPYKSFKPFMEKVLKEIPKGEPVYAYKPDETLRGFFPFYSGIYPIEVKEENEIRSSLRNNPMYVVIRDKNDVLRKELLNLGLKEVFYVQRADRRSLALFKSYDR; the protein is encoded by the coding sequence ATGAATTGGAAAAAAGATGGATATGAGTATGTGATTCTTTTCGCTTTGACGGTTCTTATTTTCTTTTTAGGTTTAGGGAACAGAGACCTTTGGACACCTGATGAGCCACGAGTAGCAGAGATTGGAAGGGAGATGGCACTGGAAGGTAACTATGTCGTACCAATGCTTAACCGAAAACCATTTTTAGAACAGCCACCGCTATTCTATTTAAGTTTGGCCTTTGCCTATAGAATTACTGGAAGGGTTGAGGACTGGGTTGCGAGAATCCCTTCTGCGTTTTACAGTTTTTTAGGCACATTTGCCGTATTTCTCATCGGAAGAAACCTTTTCGGAACAAAAGTTGGGATTTTGGGCGCATTCATTCTTGCAACGTGTCTGGAATATTTTAGGGTTTCGCGATGGGTAATTGTAGACAGTGCTCTATCCTGTTTCATCTTTTTTGCGTTATGGGCGTTTCTAAAAGCTTATTTCGGTCACGAAGGAAGTAAAGCTCTGTATTATTTTTTAATGTGTATTTTTTCCACGCTTGCATTTTTTGTCAAAGGCTTTATTGGGGTTGCCATTCCTGCTCTTACCGTTATTTCCTTTCTCATTTTCGAGAGGAATGTAGGGGAGATAAGAAGGATGAAGCTTCAATACGGGATAACCGTATTTTTGGTAAGTTTGGGAATCTGGACATGGCTTTTATATAAAGAAGGCAATGTAGAGTATCTTAAGATTTTCTTCGTCGATAATAACCTTTTGAGATTTTTCCCCGGCGGAACATCGGGTCATCAAAACCCATTTTACTATTATTTTTTGGAGTTTCCATCTGCCTTCTTTCCTTGGATAATCCTATTTTTTCCAGCCCTTGTTTATGTCTTTTCTAAAAGCCCACAACACGAAAAAAAGGCTCTACTTTTTCTCAAATGCTACTTTATTTCGGGGTTCGTTCTTTTAAGCCTTGCTTCTACAAAAAGGATTCTGTATATGGTTCCTATTTTTCCATCGGCAGCACTGATGGTTGCTCTGTACCTCGATCATTTTTTTAGGTCTGAAAATCGGACTCTCATGGAAACGTCTTTTACCTACATTCATTCCGGTATCATTTTTGCCCTCGGGATCGGGCTTCTTCCTCTTGTTATCTTTTTCTCGAATAAATATGGAACAGACCTTAAAGGAGAGGACATTTTAAGGATTTCTATCTTCTCTTTTGCCATCGCTTCCCTTTCTGCAATCTCAATTTTTGATCTTAGGCGACTCAGGTTTAAAAAAAGTATTTTCTTTAGCGGAATGGCTCATTTTTCTTTTCTTCTCTTTCTTCTTTTCTGGGTGAGTCCTTACATAAATCCCTACAAGAGTTTTAAGCCCTTTATGGAGAAGGTCCTTAAAGAGATTCCTAAAGGTGAACCGGTCTATGCTTACAAACCCGATGAAACCTTAAGAGGGTTTTTCCCTTTTTACAGCGGAATTTACCCGATAGAAGTAAAAGAAGAGAACGAAATACGCTCGTCGTTACGTAATAACCCAATGTACGTTGTAATAAGGGATAAGAACGATGTTTTAAGAAAAGAACTCCTTAATCTCGGCTTAAAGGAGGTTTTTTACGTACAAAGGGCCGACAGAAGGTCCCTTGCCCTTTTCAAATCATATGATAGATAG
- a CDS encoding GDP-mannose 4,6-dehydratase, whose amino-acid sequence MERFEAYKDKEVLITGGLGFIGSNLAIELVKYGAKVTIVDNMLPRQGGNLFNIHEIEDKVKVNFSDVRNQLSMNHLVKGKDYVFHLAGQVNHVDSMRNPIQDLEINCLGTLVLLEALRHNNRNAKVIFAGTRGEYGKSVRLPVDEDHPTNPKGIYAVTNLTAEKMVLVYHEIFGIKGVCLRITNTYGPRHQMQHDEYGVLNWFIRKAMDDDVVPVFGDGKILRDFLYVEDLVECMLITALTEEAYGMVFNVGTGIPVSFIELAKKIVEIVGSGRVEFREFTKERKEVEPGDYYADISRIKKVVKWEPKTSLEEGIRKTVEFYRKYKDKYW is encoded by the coding sequence ATGGAAAGATTCGAGGCTTATAAAGATAAGGAGGTCTTAATAACTGGCGGTTTAGGCTTCATAGGCAGTAATTTGGCGATAGAGCTTGTAAAATATGGCGCGAAAGTAACGATAGTAGACAACATGCTTCCAAGGCAGGGCGGAAATCTTTTTAATATTCATGAAATAGAGGACAAAGTCAAGGTAAATTTCTCGGATGTCAGGAATCAGCTTTCCATGAACCACCTGGTGAAAGGAAAAGACTACGTTTTTCATCTGGCAGGACAGGTAAACCACGTAGACAGTATGAGAAATCCGATTCAGGATCTTGAGATAAATTGTCTTGGAACCCTTGTTCTTCTTGAGGCTTTGCGCCACAACAACAGGAACGCCAAAGTTATTTTTGCAGGAACACGGGGTGAGTACGGAAAATCGGTAAGACTCCCTGTCGATGAGGACCATCCAACTAACCCGAAGGGTATATATGCAGTAACGAATCTAACGGCCGAAAAAATGGTTCTCGTGTATCACGAGATTTTTGGAATCAAAGGGGTCTGTCTAAGAATCACAAACACGTACGGGCCACGTCACCAGATGCAGCACGATGAGTACGGTGTTTTAAATTGGTTTATCAGAAAGGCAATGGACGATGATGTTGTGCCTGTCTTCGGGGACGGAAAGATACTCAGAGACTTCCTGTACGTCGAGGATCTGGTGGAATGTATGCTGATTACGGCTCTGACTGAGGAAGCATACGGAATGGTTTTTAACGTTGGTACAGGGATACCTGTAAGCTTCATAGAGCTTGCAAAAAAGATAGTAGAAATAGTTGGCTCTGGTCGAGTGGAATTCAGAGAGTTTACTAAGGAAAGGAAGGAAGTGGAGCCGGGAGACTATTACGCGGACATATCAAGGATAAAAAAAGTGGTTAAGTGGGAGCCAAAAACATCCTTGGAGGAGGGCATAAGAAAGACAGTTGAATTCTACAGAAAGTACAAGGACAAATACTGGTGA
- the ybgF gene encoding tol-pal system protein YbgF encodes MWRLVSLFLILVLFGCATTDELVQTQRSLASLRVELYNQREELLRRIAESESRLETRLEGKVERRLKEYEAKAYEQVQKEQKLREKESEQLIRLMITIDSLNEMIKFLTGKVDELEYQLNTYWKETKENISDLRKQVASIIAAQKKEEKKEEKKEEKTFEQLYREAFNLYQKGNYDESIRRFSEFVKNYPDTPFTPNAYYWLGEAYMSQGEYEKAILSFQAIIEKYRRSEFLRKAYLSQAEAFLGLGDKKNALTAFKRIIELFPKSEEAKIAERRLKTLASE; translated from the coding sequence ATGTGGAGACTTGTCTCTTTATTTCTTATTCTTGTCCTTTTTGGATGCGCAACAACTGACGAGCTTGTACAAACTCAGAGAAGTCTTGCTTCACTTCGGGTCGAGCTTTACAATCAAAGGGAAGAACTTTTAAGAAGAATTGCCGAAAGTGAAAGTAGGCTTGAAACAAGGCTAGAAGGCAAAGTCGAAAGAAGGTTAAAGGAGTATGAGGCGAAAGCCTACGAACAGGTCCAGAAGGAGCAGAAATTGCGTGAAAAGGAGTCAGAACAGCTCATAAGGCTTATGATAACGATCGATTCACTAAATGAGATGATAAAGTTCCTAACTGGTAAGGTAGACGAATTGGAATACCAGCTCAATACCTACTGGAAGGAGACTAAAGAAAACATATCCGATCTTAGAAAACAAGTGGCATCCATCATTGCGGCCCAGAAAAAGGAAGAAAAAAAGGAGGAAAAAAAGGAGGAAAAGACTTTTGAACAACTTTACAGAGAAGCGTTCAATTTGTATCAAAAAGGAAACTACGACGAATCGATAAGGAGATTTAGTGAATTCGTCAAAAATTATCCTGATACCCCTTTTACTCCTAACGCTTATTACTGGCTTGGTGAGGCTTATATGAGTCAGGGTGAATACGAGAAGGCGATCCTTTCGTTTCAGGCTATAATTGAAAAATATCGGCGATCCGAATTTTTAAGGAAAGCCTATTTATCCCAGGCTGAGGCTTTCCTCGGTTTAGGCGACAAAAAGAATGCACTAACCGCATTTAAACGTATCATCGAGCTTTTCCCTAAATCCGAAGAAGCAAAAATTGCGGAAAGAAGATTAAAGACCCTAGCTTCCGAATGA
- the pal gene encoding peptidoglycan-associated lipoprotein Pal — MGILVILLLIIFVLSGCSPKVIQPVSYPDRALSYPEESKPEIRILKEADQVKKREIRPEQIPYETHKEAKIEIEDIAKKEYRAKSEIRRPTDDKELSFPFQDILFDFDSYTIKPEYYAILDAISEWLKSKSEQGVIIEGHCDERGTQEYNLILGQKRAEAVKEYLVRKGVDSKRLRVISYGKERPVDPRSTEEAWAKNRRAHFRLE, encoded by the coding sequence ATGGGCATTTTAGTCATTCTTCTTTTAATTATTTTTGTTCTCTCCGGGTGTTCTCCGAAAGTGATACAGCCTGTTTCGTATCCAGATAGAGCTTTATCCTACCCCGAAGAGTCGAAACCGGAGATAAGAATTCTAAAAGAAGCAGATCAGGTAAAAAAAAGAGAGATACGACCCGAACAGATTCCCTATGAAACGCACAAAGAGGCAAAGATAGAAATTGAGGACATCGCAAAAAAAGAATACAGGGCGAAAAGTGAGATTCGTAGGCCAACTGATGATAAAGAGCTTAGTTTTCCTTTTCAGGATATTCTCTTTGACTTTGACAGTTACACTATAAAGCCCGAATATTACGCGATTCTCGATGCAATTTCGGAATGGCTAAAGTCAAAAAGTGAACAGGGTGTCATAATCGAGGGCCATTGCGATGAAAGGGGAACCCAGGAGTACAACTTGATCCTTGGTCAGAAAAGGGCCGAAGCGGTCAAGGAATACTTGGTAAGGAAGGGAGTTGATTCAAAGAGGTTAAGAGTCATTTCATACGGAAAGGAAAGACCTGTCGACCCACGTTCGACGGAAGAGGCATGGGCTAAAAACAGAAGAGCCCACTTCAGACTCGAATAG
- a CDS encoding DUF2520 domain-containing protein: MRLGIIGAGKVGISISYVLKSKGIDLYGVSSRREEALALAKNYLGESLVYTTDNFEIVQACDVIGITTQDKNISVVAKAISDSFLNLKGKIFFHTSGSHSLGPLLPLKEKGAALGSIHPLQTFPDVESAITALPKTYVFVEGEEEAMPVLENLAQLIGFRVYRIESEKKVIYHLAAVFVCNLLCALLYAGSNLIDMIGFDLQPFYPIIETTIKNVKEKGPVHSLTGPVVRGDVETIKSHIEILKNMPDHLSVYSSLSVFALEIAKKRRSIDPQTEREIEEILSELRR; the protein is encoded by the coding sequence GTGAGACTCGGAATAATTGGAGCAGGAAAAGTTGGGATTTCGATTAGTTACGTTTTAAAAAGTAAAGGAATAGATCTTTACGGGGTCTCTTCTAGGAGGGAAGAAGCTCTGGCTTTAGCGAAAAACTATTTAGGCGAGTCTTTAGTATACACTACCGACAACTTCGAAATTGTTCAAGCCTGTGATGTAATCGGTATTACGACCCAGGACAAAAACATAAGTGTCGTTGCAAAAGCTATATCCGATTCGTTTTTAAACCTTAAAGGAAAGATATTCTTTCATACAAGCGGTTCCCACTCTCTGGGTCCTCTACTCCCCCTTAAAGAGAAGGGTGCCGCCTTGGGATCGATTCATCCGCTCCAAACATTTCCGGATGTGGAAAGTGCGATTACGGCTCTTCCAAAAACGTACGTCTTTGTGGAAGGAGAAGAAGAGGCAATGCCAGTGCTTGAAAATTTGGCTCAACTCATAGGATTTCGGGTTTACCGGATAGAGAGCGAAAAAAAAGTAATTTATCACTTGGCGGCCGTCTTCGTCTGCAACCTTCTCTGCGCTCTTTTGTATGCGGGCTCTAACCTAATAGATATGATAGGCTTCGATCTCCAACCGTTCTATCCAATAATAGAGACGACTATAAAAAATGTGAAAGAAAAGGGTCCGGTCCACTCACTTACAGGACCTGTGGTGAGAGGTGACGTTGAGACTATTAAATCTCACATTGAGATCTTAAAAAATATGCCCGATCATCTAAGTGTTTACTCTTCCCTTTCGGTCTTCGCGTTGGAAATCGCAAAGAAAAGAAGGAGCATAGATCCTCAAACCGAAAGAGAGATAGAAGAAATCTTAAGCGAACTTCGGAGGTAA
- a CDS encoding DUF296 domain-containing protein has protein sequence MDAVYTLERLHMGSLRKGEDLVQGLTQFVQTKGIRMGILWAIGALESARLAYYDQKKREYVQISIEDGVEILSMFGNISEKDGRPFIHAHIVVGDKDRVFGGHVQEGCRVFALEYLILELSGPILARSFDHETGLFLW, from the coding sequence ATGGACGCTGTATACACATTGGAAAGGCTACATATGGGATCACTAAGGAAAGGGGAGGATCTTGTTCAAGGACTAACCCAGTTCGTTCAAACGAAAGGAATAAGAATGGGTATCCTTTGGGCCATTGGCGCCTTAGAATCCGCTAGACTTGCCTACTATGATCAAAAGAAAAGGGAGTACGTTCAAATATCTATCGAGGACGGTGTAGAGATTTTGTCTATGTTTGGAAACATATCGGAAAAAGACGGAAGACCCTTCATCCATGCCCACATCGTTGTTGGCGACAAAGATCGTGTCTTTGGTGGACATGTGCAGGAAGGATGTAGGGTATTTGCTCTGGAATACCTCATTTTGGAACTCAGTGGACCTATTCTCGCAAGAAGTTTTGATCACGAAACGGGACTATTCCTTTGGTAA
- a CDS encoding glycosyltransferase family 4 protein: MKILHLISDWKWTGPAEPVVSLCQALLEEGIEVRIAYRKTPIVFPERTIESEVKRRGIPFYEKFKLNRYFSAKDWIYDLFEIGRYCEKEGIEICHTHLSHDHFLAFFSLILRPRRPLIVRTDHKREGLKKDPFFSFVVKRTDGIVTYSERIRIWDVERFGLDPKRTCVIPPGVNFDFGTIKEMRGELGIRPNDKVIGVIGRLKADRGYDTIIRAFRIVKNKIPDSKLLILGRSSQIEKSVLKPIKEAKIEDHVILAGYRIDDYYSVINCFDLFVMMRAGTDGTARALREVMAMGKPAIVSDSGMLPELVKEGETGFVVPKDEAILAERIITLLLNDDLRRRMGENARIYASENWTYRMQAHRLIEFYERLLYEKTKNRHRS; this comes from the coding sequence ATGAAGATCCTCCACTTGATAAGTGACTGGAAGTGGACAGGTCCGGCAGAGCCAGTTGTGTCTTTATGCCAAGCTTTATTGGAGGAAGGTATAGAGGTAAGGATCGCCTATAGGAAAACTCCTATAGTCTTTCCTGAAAGGACAATTGAGAGCGAGGTGAAAAGAAGAGGGATACCATTTTATGAGAAGTTCAAGTTGAATAGGTACTTTTCAGCAAAAGATTGGATATACGATCTTTTTGAGATAGGGAGGTATTGCGAGAAAGAAGGAATTGAGATTTGCCATACACACCTTTCCCACGACCATTTTTTGGCATTTTTCTCCTTGATCTTGAGACCTAGAAGGCCGTTAATCGTTCGTACAGACCATAAGAGGGAAGGATTGAAAAAGGATCCTTTTTTTTCCTTCGTCGTAAAAAGAACTGATGGAATCGTAACCTACAGTGAAAGAATAAGGATTTGGGATGTGGAGAGGTTCGGTCTAGACCCCAAAAGGACATGCGTCATCCCACCTGGGGTAAATTTCGATTTCGGCACGATAAAGGAGATGAGAGGAGAGTTGGGAATAAGACCTAACGATAAAGTAATTGGAGTGATTGGGAGATTAAAGGCGGACAGGGGGTACGACACTATAATACGAGCATTCAGGATAGTGAAAAATAAAATCCCTGACTCGAAACTTCTCATTCTCGGTCGGAGCTCTCAGATTGAGAAGAGCGTATTAAAACCCATAAAGGAAGCTAAAATAGAAGATCATGTTATCCTTGCCGGATATAGGATAGATGACTACTACTCCGTGATCAACTGCTTCGATCTTTTCGTCATGATGAGGGCTGGAACGGATGGAACAGCGAGAGCTTTAAGGGAGGTTATGGCTATGGGAAAACCTGCTATTGTATCTGATTCTGGAATGCTTCCAGAACTTGTAAAGGAGGGAGAGACCGGATTTGTAGTTCCGAAAGATGAAGCGATCCTCGCAGAAAGAATAATAACCCTTCTTCTCAATGATGACTTGAGAAGACGCATGGGGGAGAATGCAAGGATTTATGCATCAGAAAACTGGACCTATAGGATGCAAGCTCACCGTCTTATAGAATTCTACGAAAGGCTTCTTTATGAGAAGACTAAAAATCGCCATCGTTCTTAA
- a CDS encoding NAD-dependent deacylase — MIEEAIKILKNTTSLLVITGAGVSSESGIPTFRGKDGLWENFRAEDLATPWAFQRDPETVWRWYDWRRGIIHKAEPNKGHLAIKELEDMYERFFLITQNVDGLHGRTGVKKMIEIHGNLWRVRCTKERKVSTLLDVPLRQIPPRCDCGAILRPDVVWFGESIPEDLMMKAYSLLEASDTLIVAGTSGVVYPVASFPTYAKSKGTKVIEINIEKTPISAIADVSIMGKTGEVLPEIVEGLKKMV, encoded by the coding sequence ATGATCGAGGAAGCAATAAAGATCCTCAAGAATACGACGAGTTTGCTCGTTATTACAGGAGCGGGAGTCTCTTCTGAGAGCGGAATTCCGACGTTCAGAGGTAAGGACGGTTTATGGGAAAATTTTAGGGCCGAAGATCTTGCCACCCCTTGGGCATTCCAGAGAGATCCGGAGACTGTATGGAGATGGTATGACTGGAGAAGGGGTATAATTCACAAAGCGGAACCAAACAAGGGTCATTTGGCTATAAAGGAGCTTGAGGATATGTATGAGAGGTTCTTTCTTATCACACAAAATGTGGATGGATTGCACGGAAGAACAGGTGTAAAAAAAATGATAGAGATACACGGTAATCTCTGGAGGGTAAGATGTACAAAAGAAAGAAAGGTTTCAACTTTATTAGATGTTCCTCTTCGACAGATTCCGCCAAGATGCGATTGTGGCGCCATACTTAGGCCGGATGTTGTCTGGTTTGGCGAATCTATTCCTGAGGATCTTATGATGAAGGCCTACTCTCTTCTAGAAGCGTCGGACACTTTAATCGTTGCTGGAACTTCAGGTGTAGTTTATCCCGTGGCCTCCTTCCCCACTTACGCAAAGTCGAAGGGTACTAAAGTGATAGAGATAAATATCGAAAAAACTCCCATAAGTGCGATTGCGGATGTCTCAATTATGGGAAAGACAGGGGAAGTGCTTCCCGAAATTGTTGAAGGATTGAAGAAGATGGTTTAG
- a CDS encoding DegT/DnrJ/EryC1/StrS family aminotransferase: MNSTESTRTNTGEVMGVYPFNLARDALDIKEELKKIFEEVLDSGEYILGDQLSLFEKEFADFVGVKYAVGVNSGTDALRIAALSLGLERGDRFVTTPNTYIATVMALSVMGLEPVLCDIELETYTMDPNQLEDILRKENGIKLCIPVHLYGHPARMDEITEVCRKYGVFVLEDACQAHGAKYKERKVGSIGDASAFSFYPTKNLGCLGDGGIIVTSSEEVYDKARMLRNYGQKEKHVHLTQGFNSRLDEIQAAFLRKKLPHLEEQNKKRRHIAWLYKKELHDLPLDLPYEADWAYHVYHLFVVRTEKRDELASYLRNSGIHTLIHYPTPIHLQPAYSFLNYRRGDFPNAEKAASQIISLPMYPSLKEDEVLRVCYSIRKFFAQ; this comes from the coding sequence TTGAATTCTACAGAAAGTACAAGGACAAATACTGGTGAAGTTATGGGAGTATACCCTTTTAACCTAGCAAGGGACGCGCTAGACATAAAAGAGGAGCTAAAAAAAATTTTTGAAGAGGTGCTAGATAGTGGAGAGTATATACTCGGCGATCAGCTGAGTCTCTTTGAGAAGGAATTTGCTGATTTTGTCGGAGTAAAGTACGCGGTTGGTGTTAACTCAGGTACAGATGCTTTGCGTATAGCTGCGCTTTCGCTAGGTCTTGAAAGAGGCGACAGGTTCGTCACGACACCTAACACCTACATAGCCACAGTGATGGCTCTTTCCGTGATGGGACTGGAACCAGTACTGTGTGACATAGAACTTGAAACTTACACGATGGATCCTAACCAACTGGAAGACATATTGCGAAAGGAAAATGGAATAAAACTGTGTATCCCTGTTCATCTTTACGGGCATCCGGCAAGGATGGATGAGATAACAGAGGTATGTAGAAAGTATGGGGTTTTCGTGCTAGAAGATGCATGCCAAGCTCACGGGGCAAAGTACAAGGAAAGAAAGGTCGGAAGCATAGGGGATGCGTCTGCTTTCAGTTTTTACCCTACAAAGAATCTTGGTTGCCTAGGCGATGGGGGAATCATTGTTACCTCTTCGGAAGAAGTTTATGATAAGGCCAGAATGCTTAGGAATTACGGACAGAAAGAAAAGCACGTGCACCTAACTCAGGGGTTTAATTCGAGGCTTGATGAAATACAGGCTGCGTTTTTAAGAAAAAAGCTTCCCCATCTCGAGGAACAAAACAAAAAAAGAAGGCATATAGCGTGGTTATACAAAAAAGAACTCCATGATTTACCACTAGATCTTCCGTATGAGGCAGATTGGGCATACCATGTGTACCATCTCTTCGTCGTAAGGACAGAAAAAAGGGACGAGCTCGCATCTTACCTTAGAAACTCGGGTATTCATACACTCATCCATTATCCAACGCCCATCCACTTGCAGCCGGCTTATAGCTTCCTAAATTACAGACGAGGAGATTTTCCAAACGCCGAAAAGGCGGCTTCACAGATCATCTCTTTACCAATGTACCCTTCCCTTAAGGAAGATGAAGTATTGAGAGTCTGTTACAGTATAAGAAAGTTTTTTGCTCAATGA